One window of Cellulomonas shaoxiangyii genomic DNA carries:
- a CDS encoding DUF3180 domain-containing protein, whose translation MTATRLRTLLLLAAATTAVTWWLMRMTVGRGASTPPEVPWLVVAVELVIAGFVLALGWTVRQYQQGRRPSLSPLRAARTAVLAKASCYTGALLVGWYGGQTLSLLTDADVPGNPSRAGAAAVAALGAAVLAGVGLVAEHFCRVPPSDGEGERRGEPDADAGVV comes from the coding sequence GTGACCGCGACCCGCCTGCGCACGCTGCTCCTCCTCGCCGCCGCCACCACGGCGGTGACGTGGTGGCTCATGCGGATGACCGTCGGCCGGGGCGCGTCGACGCCGCCCGAGGTGCCGTGGCTCGTCGTCGCGGTCGAGCTGGTCATCGCCGGGTTCGTGCTCGCGCTGGGGTGGACCGTGCGGCAGTACCAGCAGGGCAGGCGCCCGTCGCTGAGCCCGCTGCGCGCGGCGCGCACGGCGGTGCTGGCGAAGGCGTCGTGCTACACCGGCGCGCTGCTCGTCGGCTGGTACGGCGGCCAGACGCTGTCGCTCCTCACGGACGCCGACGTGCCGGGCAACCCGTCGCGCGCGGGCGCCGCGGCCGTCGCGGCGCTCGGCGCCGCCGTGCTGGCCGGGGTCGGCCTCGTGGCCGAGCACTTCTGCCGCGTCCCGCCGTCGGACGGCGAGGGGGAGCGCCGCGGCGAGCCGGACGCGGACGCCGGCGTCGTCTGA
- the folK gene encoding 2-amino-4-hydroxy-6-hydroxymethyldihydropteridine diphosphokinase, with amino-acid sequence MSAQDDVQDGGGRRLDQIRLEGIRATGYHGVFAHERREGQTFVADVVVHLDTRRAAATDDLAHTLNYGTLAEHVAAVLAGDPADLIETVAERIAATVLVQPHVHAVDVAVHKPQAPITVPFGDVVVSIRRDRTKLPAAEPYRPSTGEPRRAPAGPRQPLLHPPTAPLPVTPAPGVAVTTEAADLPRDPAELPVELPGGVEVGPDGSGPLVVAPAPTGAVPTGVLPAVAAGAASPPAGLPVHGGPRHEPDHAGAGEGGAPAHDDASADARTQLLPPVRDEQPAYPPQDPRPEPFADAHTQLMPPVDDDVVEGDVLSDELDRAPATAVETVLALGANLGPAQETLRRAVSDLAAVPGLEIVAVSPLARTASVGGPEQPDYLNAVVLARTTLAPRELLRAVHAVEHRHGRERLERWGPRTLDIDIVVHGTTLAVADDLELPHPRAHERAFVLEPWAQVDPEAVLPGLGGGPVARLAATAPDRDGVRWMALDWLTAPVPAASPEPGGPDAGETVQRYGADHDGDPERPYGADHRDDADVPYGAHHRDGADRPRGADASPEAATSSPFDPVRSVDPSAPPEGPRPFLPVTGTSPAVPPTAPGPWPGDPHGDAYRP; translated from the coding sequence GTGAGCGCGCAGGACGACGTGCAGGACGGCGGCGGGCGACGGCTGGACCAGATCCGCCTCGAGGGCATCCGCGCGACCGGGTACCACGGGGTGTTCGCGCACGAGCGGCGCGAGGGGCAGACGTTCGTCGCGGACGTCGTGGTGCACCTCGACACGCGCCGCGCGGCCGCGACCGACGACCTCGCCCACACGCTGAACTACGGCACGCTGGCCGAGCACGTCGCGGCGGTGCTCGCCGGCGACCCGGCCGACCTGATCGAGACCGTGGCGGAGCGCATCGCGGCGACCGTGCTCGTGCAGCCGCACGTGCACGCCGTCGACGTGGCGGTCCACAAGCCGCAGGCGCCGATCACGGTGCCGTTCGGGGACGTCGTCGTCTCGATCCGGCGTGACCGGACCAAGCTGCCGGCCGCCGAGCCGTACCGGCCCTCGACCGGTGAGCCGCGCCGCGCGCCGGCCGGACCGCGGCAGCCCCTGCTGCACCCGCCGACCGCGCCGCTGCCCGTGACCCCGGCCCCGGGCGTCGCGGTGACCACCGAGGCCGCCGACCTGCCGCGCGACCCGGCCGAGCTGCCCGTCGAGCTGCCGGGCGGGGTCGAGGTCGGACCGGACGGGTCGGGGCCGCTCGTCGTCGCGCCGGCGCCCACGGGCGCCGTGCCCACCGGGGTGCTCCCGGCGGTCGCGGCGGGCGCCGCGTCACCGCCGGCGGGCCTGCCGGTGCACGGCGGGCCGCGGCACGAGCCGGACCACGCCGGTGCCGGCGAGGGCGGCGCACCCGCGCACGACGACGCGTCCGCCGACGCCCGCACGCAGCTCCTCCCGCCCGTGCGCGACGAGCAGCCGGCGTACCCGCCGCAGGACCCGCGGCCCGAGCCGTTCGCCGACGCGCACACGCAGCTCATGCCGCCGGTCGACGACGACGTCGTCGAGGGGGACGTGCTGAGCGACGAGCTCGACCGCGCCCCCGCGACCGCGGTCGAGACGGTGCTGGCCCTGGGCGCGAACCTGGGACCGGCGCAGGAGACGCTGCGGCGGGCGGTCTCGGACCTCGCGGCCGTCCCCGGGCTGGAGATCGTGGCGGTGTCGCCGCTGGCCCGCACCGCGTCGGTGGGCGGGCCCGAGCAGCCGGACTACCTCAACGCGGTGGTCCTGGCGCGGACCACGCTCGCGCCGCGCGAGCTGCTGCGCGCGGTGCACGCGGTCGAGCACCGGCACGGCCGCGAGCGGCTCGAGCGCTGGGGCCCGCGGACGCTCGACATCGACATCGTCGTGCACGGGACGACGCTCGCCGTCGCGGACGACCTCGAGCTGCCGCACCCGCGTGCGCACGAGCGCGCGTTCGTGCTCGAGCCGTGGGCGCAGGTGGACCCGGAGGCGGTGCTGCCGGGTCTGGGCGGCGGCCCGGTCGCGCGGCTCGCGGCCACGGCGCCCGACCGGGACGGCGTGCGCTGGATGGCGCTCGACTGGCTGACGGCGCCCGTCCCGGCGGCCAGCCCGGAGCCGGGCGGCCCGGACGCCGGCGAGACGGTCCAGCGGTACGGCGCGGACCACGACGGCGACCCGGAGCGCCCGTACGGGGCGGACCACCGGGACGACGCGGACGTGCCGTACGGCGCCCACCACCGGGACGGCGCCGACCGCCCGCGCGGCGCCGACGCGTCCCCGGAGGCCGCGACGTCGTCCCCGTTCGACCCGGTCCGCTCGGTGGACCCCTCCGCACCGCCCGAGGGCCCGCGGCCGTTCCTGCCGGTGACCGGCACGTCCCCGGCGGTGCCGCCGACGGCGCCCGGCCCGTGGCCCGGTGACCCGCACGGGGACGCGTACCGGCCGTGA
- the folP gene encoding dihydropteroate synthase: protein MGVVNVTPDSFSDGGRWFDADAAVAHALELAAQGADLLDVGGESTRPGAARVPVDEELARVLPVVRRLVDAGAAVSVDTTRASVARAAVEAGAVLVNDVSGGVADPEMAAVVAGTGAAYVAMHWRGHADVMDAHDVYDDVVADVRRELAERVDALRAAGVRDDQVVLDPGLGFAKTGASNWPLLAHLPELVADGFPVLVGASRKRFLGHLLAGPAGRPVPPAERDDATAAVSALAAAAGVWAVRVHEVAASAAAVRVAAAWRRAASTGPVGTGTTTEAGRATVRVGHAAGRTPGPEGVR from the coding sequence ATGGGCGTCGTCAACGTCACGCCCGACTCGTTCTCCGACGGCGGCCGCTGGTTCGACGCCGACGCCGCCGTCGCGCACGCGCTCGAGCTCGCCGCCCAGGGGGCGGACCTGCTCGACGTCGGCGGGGAGTCCACGCGGCCCGGTGCGGCGCGCGTGCCGGTCGACGAGGAGCTGGCCCGCGTGCTGCCCGTGGTGCGCCGGCTCGTGGACGCCGGCGCGGCGGTCAGCGTCGACACCACGCGCGCCTCGGTCGCCCGGGCCGCCGTCGAGGCGGGGGCCGTGCTCGTCAACGACGTCAGCGGCGGCGTGGCCGACCCGGAGATGGCCGCGGTGGTGGCGGGCACGGGCGCGGCGTACGTCGCGATGCACTGGCGCGGGCACGCCGACGTCATGGACGCGCACGACGTGTACGACGACGTCGTCGCGGACGTCCGGCGCGAGCTGGCCGAGCGCGTGGACGCGCTGCGCGCCGCGGGCGTGCGCGACGACCAGGTCGTCCTCGACCCCGGCCTCGGCTTCGCGAAGACCGGCGCGAGCAACTGGCCGCTGCTCGCGCACCTGCCCGAGCTCGTCGCGGACGGGTTCCCCGTGCTGGTCGGGGCGAGCCGCAAGCGCTTCCTCGGCCACCTCCTGGCCGGCCCCGCCGGGCGCCCGGTGCCGCCGGCCGAGCGCGACGACGCGACGGCCGCCGTCTCGGCGCTCGCCGCGGCGGCGGGCGTGTGGGCGGTGCGCGTGCACGAGGTCGCCGCGTCGGCCGCCGCCGTGCGGGTCGCGGCGGCGTGGCGCAGGGCCGCGTCCACAGGGCCGGTGGGTACGGGCACGACGACGGAAGCCGGGCGCGCGACGGTGCGCGTGGGGCATGCTGCGGGCAGGACGCCCGGGCCGGAGGGAGTGCGGTGA
- the folE gene encoding GTP cyclohydrolase I FolE: MTPIGAVGLGAGLAVGPFDEERATRAVRELLLAVGEDPDREGLRATPGRVARAYREIFAGLYQEPRDVLTTTFDLGHEEMVLVRDIEVYSTCEHHLVPFHGVAHVGYIPGEDGRITGLSKLARLVDVYARRPQVQERLTSQVADALVEVLRPRGVLVVVECEHLCMSMRGVRKPGARTVTSAVRGQMRDVATRAEAMSLVAGR, from the coding sequence ATCACGCCGATCGGCGCCGTGGGCCTCGGTGCGGGGCTGGCGGTCGGCCCCTTCGACGAGGAGCGCGCCACGCGTGCCGTGCGCGAGCTGCTGCTCGCGGTCGGGGAGGACCCGGACCGCGAGGGCCTGCGGGCGACCCCGGGGCGCGTCGCGCGCGCGTACCGGGAGATCTTCGCGGGCCTGTACCAGGAGCCCCGCGACGTCCTGACCACCACGTTCGACCTCGGGCACGAGGAGATGGTCCTCGTGCGCGACATCGAGGTGTACTCCACGTGCGAGCACCACCTCGTGCCGTTCCACGGCGTCGCGCACGTCGGCTACATCCCCGGTGAGGACGGCCGGATCACGGGGCTGTCGAAGCTCGCCCGGCTCGTCGACGTGTACGCCCGCCGCCCGCAGGTGCAGGAGCGCCTCACGTCGCAGGTCGCGGACGCGCTCGTCGAGGTGCTGCGGCCGCGCGGCGTCCTCGTGGTGGTCGAGTGCGAGCACCTGTGCATGTCGATGCGCGGCGTGCGCAAGCCCGGTGCGCGCACCGTGACGTCCGCCGTGCGCGGGCAGATGCGCGACGTCGCCACGCGCGCCGAGGCGATGAGCCTCGTCGCCGGGCGCTGA
- the ftsH gene encoding ATP-dependent zinc metalloprotease FtsH, whose amino-acid sequence MNLKRLVRGPLVWVALAIVLTVVALSMLRMPSVQQVDTSTGLELLEDGKVEQVLITEGTQRVDLTLSEAYKPDEDTDLGTQVYFFYVTPQGEQVVEAVTAADPAEGFTSKVPQPSWWGSLLGILLPFVIILGLFWFLMSNMQGGGSRVMSFGKSRAKLVSKESPKVTFADVAGVDEAVEELQEIKEFLAEPAKFQAVGAKIPKGVLLYGPPGTGKTLLARAVAGEAGVPFYSISGSDFVEMFVGVGASRVRDLFQQAKENSPAIIFVDEIDAVGRHRGAGLGGGHDEREQTLNQMLVEMDGFDVKTNVILIAATNRPDILDPALLRPGRFDRQVAVEPPDLKGRERILAVHSQGKPMAPGVDLAVVARRTPGFSGADLANVLNEAALLTARRGAQVIDDEALDEAIDRVIAGPQKRTRVMNVKELKITAYHEGGHALVAAAMRYTDPVTKVTILPRGRALGYTMVMPMEDKYSTTRNELLDQLAYAMGGRVAEELVFHDPTTGASNDIEKATSTARKMVTQYGMSSRIGAIKLGQESSEMFLGRDVGHQRDYSEDVAAAIDLEVRGLIERAHDEARDVLVEYRDVLDHLVLELLEKETLNGEQLAAIFAPVTKRPPRDVWISGDDRAVSDRGPVMTPAEKAAQNGHPVVPQDEAAAADEERPVTAVIEVPPGQTPDMGGQR is encoded by the coding sequence ATGAACCTCAAGCGTCTCGTCCGCGGCCCCCTGGTGTGGGTCGCGCTGGCCATCGTGCTCACGGTGGTCGCCCTCAGCATGCTGCGCATGCCCAGCGTCCAGCAGGTCGACACCTCGACCGGCCTCGAGCTGCTCGAGGACGGCAAGGTCGAGCAGGTCCTCATCACGGAGGGCACGCAGCGCGTCGACCTCACGCTGAGCGAGGCCTACAAGCCCGACGAGGACACCGACCTCGGCACGCAGGTCTACTTCTTCTACGTCACGCCGCAGGGCGAGCAGGTCGTCGAGGCCGTCACCGCCGCCGACCCCGCCGAGGGCTTCACGTCGAAGGTCCCGCAGCCGTCGTGGTGGGGCAGCCTGCTCGGCATCCTCCTGCCGTTCGTCATCATCCTGGGCCTGTTCTGGTTCCTCATGTCGAACATGCAGGGCGGCGGCTCGCGCGTCATGAGCTTCGGCAAGTCGCGCGCCAAGCTCGTGAGCAAGGAGTCGCCGAAGGTCACGTTCGCCGACGTCGCGGGCGTGGACGAGGCGGTCGAGGAGCTGCAGGAGATCAAGGAGTTCCTCGCGGAGCCGGCCAAGTTCCAGGCCGTCGGCGCGAAGATCCCCAAGGGCGTGCTGCTCTACGGTCCCCCCGGCACCGGCAAGACCCTGCTCGCGCGCGCCGTCGCCGGCGAGGCGGGCGTGCCGTTCTACTCGATCTCCGGCTCGGACTTCGTCGAGATGTTCGTGGGCGTCGGCGCGAGCCGCGTGCGCGACCTGTTCCAGCAGGCCAAGGAGAACTCGCCGGCGATCATCTTCGTCGACGAGATCGACGCGGTCGGGCGCCACCGCGGCGCCGGCCTGGGCGGCGGGCACGACGAGCGCGAGCAGACGCTCAACCAGATGCTCGTCGAGATGGACGGGTTCGACGTCAAGACGAACGTCATCCTCATCGCGGCGACGAACCGGCCCGACATCCTCGACCCCGCGCTGCTGCGGCCGGGCCGCTTCGACCGCCAGGTCGCCGTCGAGCCGCCGGACCTCAAGGGCCGTGAGCGGATCCTCGCGGTGCACTCGCAGGGCAAGCCGATGGCGCCGGGCGTCGACCTCGCGGTCGTCGCGCGCCGCACCCCCGGCTTCAGCGGCGCCGACCTGGCGAACGTGCTGAACGAGGCCGCGCTGCTCACGGCGCGCCGGGGCGCGCAGGTCATCGACGACGAGGCGCTGGACGAGGCGATCGACCGCGTCATCGCCGGTCCGCAGAAGCGCACGCGCGTGATGAACGTCAAGGAGCTCAAGATCACGGCGTACCACGAGGGCGGCCACGCCCTGGTGGCGGCCGCGATGCGGTACACCGACCCGGTGACGAAGGTGACGATCCTGCCCCGCGGGCGTGCCCTCGGCTACACGATGGTCATGCCGATGGAGGACAAGTACTCCACGACGCGCAACGAGCTGCTCGACCAGCTCGCGTACGCCATGGGCGGCCGCGTCGCCGAGGAGCTCGTGTTCCACGACCCCACCACGGGCGCCAGCAACGACATCGAGAAGGCCACGTCGACGGCCCGCAAGATGGTCACGCAGTACGGGATGAGCTCGCGGATCGGCGCCATCAAGCTCGGCCAGGAGTCGAGCGAGATGTTCCTCGGCCGCGACGTCGGCCACCAGCGCGACTACTCCGAGGACGTGGCCGCGGCCATCGACCTGGAGGTCCGCGGGCTGATCGAGCGTGCGCACGACGAGGCGCGCGACGTCCTCGTCGAGTACCGCGACGTGCTGGACCACCTCGTGCTCGAGCTGCTCGAGAAGGAGACGCTGAACGGCGAGCAGCTCGCGGCGATCTTCGCGCCGGTCACCAAGCGCCCCCCGCGCGACGTGTGGATCTCCGGCGACGACCGGGCGGTCAGCGACCGCGGGCCCGTCATGACGCCGGCCGAGAAGGCCGCGCAGAACGGTCACCCGGTCGTCCCGCAGGACGAGGCCGCGGCGGCCGACGAGGAGCGCCCGGTGACGGCGGTCATCGAGGTGCCGCCGGGCCAGACCCCGGACATGGGCGGGCAGCGCTGA
- the hpt gene encoding hypoxanthine phosphoribosyltransferase gives MDASDMGDDLERVLLSEEQLQSRLDEIAAQIDTDYAGRDLLLVGVLKGAVMVMADLARRVRVPVAMDWMAVSSYGSGTKSSGVVRILKDLDTDLTGKHVIIVEDIIDSGLTLSWLLSNLRSRGPASVEIATMLRKPDAAKVEVPVRYVGFDIPNEFVVGYGLDYAERYRNLPFVGTLAPHVYGQ, from the coding sequence GTGGACGCGTCGGACATGGGTGACGACCTCGAGCGGGTGCTCCTGAGCGAGGAGCAGCTGCAGAGCCGGCTGGACGAGATCGCGGCGCAGATCGACACCGACTACGCGGGCCGCGACCTGCTGCTCGTGGGCGTCCTCAAGGGTGCGGTCATGGTCATGGCGGACCTCGCGCGGCGCGTGCGCGTGCCGGTCGCGATGGACTGGATGGCCGTGTCGTCCTACGGGTCGGGCACCAAGTCGTCCGGCGTCGTGCGGATCCTCAAGGACCTCGACACGGACCTGACCGGCAAGCACGTCATCATCGTCGAGGACATCATCGACTCCGGCCTGACGCTGAGCTGGCTGCTGTCGAACCTGCGCTCGCGCGGGCCGGCGTCGGTCGAGATCGCGACGATGCTGCGCAAGCCCGACGCCGCGAAGGTCGAGGTGCCCGTGCGCTACGTCGGCTTCGACATCCCCAACGAGTTCGTCGTGGGGTACGGCCTCGACTACGCCGAGAGGTACCGCAACCTGCCGTTCGTCGGCACGCTCGCGCCCCACGTCTACGGTCAGTGA
- the tilS gene encoding tRNA lysidine(34) synthetase TilS, with translation MSGPAPAVAAVRTAVRGALADVPPGATVLVACSGGADSLALAAGLAHEARRRARGGTGLVAGAVVVDHGLQDGSAAVAAAAATACRGLGLDPVDVVRVEVGGDGGPEAAARTARYAALDDAARRAGAAAVLLGHTLDDQAEGVLLALARGSGERALAGMRPVRGLLRRPLLGLRRTCTEDACAAQGLAPWQDPTNGRDAPAGVAALPLRSRVRRDVLPVLEDVLGPGVAEALARTADALAESADALDALAADLLRAAAVDPGGDDRAPLGADVLALDVDVLAGAPSAVRRRALHTAAVRSGVPAGALARAHVLAVDALLGEWRGQGDVHLPGARAARRSCGRLYLGGLDPRPADPLRGAPGRSDGGTTGDEHDERE, from the coding sequence GTGAGCGGACCCGCCCCGGCGGTGGCGGCCGTGCGCACGGCCGTGCGCGGCGCGCTCGCCGACGTCCCGCCGGGCGCGACCGTGCTCGTGGCGTGCTCGGGGGGCGCGGACTCGCTCGCGCTGGCCGCCGGGCTCGCGCACGAGGCCCGGCGGCGGGCCCGCGGCGGGACCGGCCTCGTCGCCGGTGCGGTCGTCGTGGACCACGGCCTGCAGGACGGGTCCGCCGCCGTGGCCGCCGCGGCCGCGACCGCCTGCCGCGGGCTGGGGCTCGACCCCGTCGACGTCGTCCGCGTCGAGGTGGGCGGGGACGGCGGCCCGGAGGCGGCCGCGCGCACCGCCCGGTACGCCGCGCTGGACGACGCCGCACGCCGCGCCGGTGCCGCCGCCGTGCTGCTCGGGCACACGCTCGACGACCAGGCCGAGGGCGTGCTCCTCGCGCTCGCCCGCGGATCGGGGGAGCGTGCGCTGGCCGGGATGCGACCGGTGCGCGGGCTGCTGCGCCGGCCGCTGCTGGGCCTGCGCCGCACCTGCACCGAGGACGCGTGCGCCGCCCAGGGCCTCGCGCCGTGGCAGGACCCGACGAACGGGCGCGACGCCCCCGCCGGGGTCGCGGCCCTGCCGCTGCGCAGCCGCGTGCGCCGTGACGTCCTGCCGGTGCTCGAGGACGTCCTGGGACCCGGGGTGGCGGAGGCGCTCGCCCGCACCGCCGACGCGCTGGCGGAGTCGGCCGACGCGCTCGACGCCCTCGCGGCCGACCTCCTGCGCGCGGCGGCGGTCGACCCCGGCGGGGACGACCGCGCGCCCCTCGGCGCCGACGTCCTCGCCCTCGACGTCGACGTCCTCGCGGGGGCGCCCTCGGCCGTCCGGCGCCGCGCGCTGCACACGGCCGCAGTGCGCTCCGGGGTCCCGGCGGGGGCGCTCGCACGGGCCCACGTGCTCGCCGTCGACGCCCTCCTCGGCGAGTGGCGCGGGCAGGGTGACGTGCACCTACCGGGAGCGCGGGCGGCCCGGCGCTCGTGTGGCAGGCTCTACCTCGGCGGGCTCGACCCCCGCCCGGCCGACCCCCTGCGCGGTGCGCCGGGGCGGTCGGACGGGGGCACGACCGGTGACGAGCACGACGAGCGGGAGTGA
- a CDS encoding zinc-dependent metalloprotease, translating to MDPATPGPVDWHAAARVAGRLAPPGPVAGRAVLEALVEELRTSADVAARHVVDATGMTPADGRSAEDVARVVVVDRPGWARANAEMFAVMAAPLARRSDGSAVEVPDVARLAAAAQAGGVLALLSGKVLGQFDPFTAAPGEPGRLLLVAPNVLQIERALRVDPHDFRLWVSLHEQTHALQFAAAPWLAGHLRARSADLLSDLADLTPRPDSTGSGRAGSDRPAGPRLDELVASVARGLTGPEGSGGVLQVLTPRQRAVFDEVSGVMALLEGHADVMMDEVGPRVVPSVRAIRRAFERRRDQAARAGGVERVLRRLLGLDLKLAQYRDGAAFVRGVRRRAGADGLNAVWSGPGALPSPAEIGDPDAWVRRVHG from the coding sequence ATGGACCCCGCCACGCCCGGACCCGTCGACTGGCACGCGGCCGCACGCGTCGCCGGGCGGCTCGCCCCGCCCGGACCGGTGGCCGGCCGCGCCGTGCTCGAGGCGCTGGTCGAGGAGCTGCGCACGTCGGCGGACGTCGCCGCCCGGCACGTCGTGGACGCCACGGGCATGACGCCCGCCGACGGCCGCAGCGCCGAGGACGTCGCGCGCGTGGTGGTCGTCGACCGGCCCGGGTGGGCGCGCGCCAACGCCGAGATGTTCGCGGTCATGGCCGCCCCGCTCGCGCGGCGCAGCGACGGCTCCGCGGTCGAGGTGCCGGACGTGGCCCGGCTCGCCGCGGCCGCGCAGGCGGGCGGCGTCCTGGCGCTGCTGTCGGGCAAGGTGCTGGGCCAGTTCGACCCGTTCACGGCCGCGCCGGGCGAGCCGGGACGCCTGCTGCTCGTCGCCCCCAACGTGCTGCAGATCGAGCGCGCGCTGCGCGTCGACCCGCACGACTTCCGGCTGTGGGTGTCCCTGCACGAGCAGACGCACGCGCTCCAGTTCGCCGCGGCGCCGTGGCTCGCGGGCCACCTGCGCGCGCGTTCGGCCGACCTGCTGTCCGACCTCGCCGACCTCACGCCGCGACCCGACTCGACCGGCTCGGGCCGTGCCGGTTCGGACCGGCCCGCGGGACCGCGTCTCGACGAGCTCGTGGCGTCCGTCGCGCGCGGGCTGACGGGGCCCGAGGGGTCCGGCGGCGTGCTGCAGGTGCTCACGCCCCGCCAGCGCGCCGTGTTCGACGAGGTCAGCGGCGTCATGGCCCTGCTCGAGGGGCACGCCGACGTGATGATGGACGAGGTCGGCCCGCGCGTGGTGCCGTCCGTGCGGGCGATCCGGCGCGCCTTCGAGCGGCGCCGCGACCAGGCGGCGCGCGCGGGCGGCGTCGAGCGCGTGCTGCGCCGCCTGCTGGGCCTGGACCTCAAGCTCGCGCAGTACCGCGACGGCGCGGCGTTCGTCCGCGGCGTGCGCCGGCGCGCGGGCGCCGACGGGCTCAACGCCGTCTGGTCGGGGCCCGGCGCGCTGCCCTCGCCCGCGGAGATCGGCGACCCGGACGCGTGGGTCCGCCGCGTGCACGGGTGA